From the genome of Nicotiana sylvestris chromosome 2, ASM39365v2, whole genome shotgun sequence, one region includes:
- the LOC138884333 gene encoding spindle pole body component 110-like — MKKNVEGVDVPKMRADCNAENLRKWEKNAKTKKCLVCGLGLDEYIRIQSYTTAKEIWDTLQMAYEGTPQVIRFRGTLLYSQYENFTMKEGDTIQEMYTMFTTLTNELKSLGRESKNIVTLKLDELIGNLTAYELRRQTKKMDAPKKERILALRITEGVDLEEGEMVMITKDFKKYLMRGKGPFTSGNYSKPRVPEKQTNEILQQESLYEDSEDEYGDEQALMTIGESDEESEVSVIHLKDKIKFLSKERLSEVLLDFINESEDINNEKKQFSKECVILKAKYQNLKLMASESDSKNAELKNQVLELDYTVLDHRSKNLKLKLGTCKKKVDHTQLTLEENLGKMKDKLYKRYEQIRVLKEDLSKVKHELDRTCKWNRSSDALSWLQEHHSRNKRGLGYETPAP; from the exons AtgaagaagaatgttgaaggagtAGATGTTCCAAAAATGAGAGCTGACTGCAATGCTGAGAACTTGAggaaatgggagaagaatgctAAGACCAAGAAATGtcttgtgtgtggacttggtctaGATGAGTACATCAGAATTCAAAGTTATACTACTGCTAAGGAAATTTGGGACACTTTGCAAATGGCttatgaaggaacacctcaagtgataAGGTTCagaggaacactgttgtattctcaatatgagaatttcaccatgaaggaaggggaCACCATCCAGGAGATGTATACAATGTTCaccacactaacaaatgaacttaagtctcttggaagg gaatcaaagaacattgtcactcttaagttggatgagctaattggaaatctcactgcctatgaacttagaaggcaaaccaagaagatggatgcacccaagaaggaaaggatcCTGGCACTCAGAATCACTGAAGGTGTTGATTTAGAGGAGGGTGAAATGGTCatgatcacaaaggacttcaagaagtacctaatgagaggaaagggtcctTTTACAAGTGGAAACTACAGCAAACCAAGGGTTCCTGAAAAGCAAACCAATGAGATATTACAA CAAGAAAGCTTATATGAGGACTCAGAGGATGAatatggagatgaacaagcacttatgacCATTGGAGAATCTGATGAGGAATCTGAGGTAAGTGTAATTCATCtaaaagacaagattaaatttttgtctaaagaaaggctatctgaggtactccttgatttcaTTAATGAATCTGAGGAtataaataatgaaaagaaacaGTTTTCTAAGGAGtgtgtgattttgaaagctaagtACCAAAATCTGAAACTTAtggctagtgaaagtgatagtaaaaatgctgagttaaagaaccaggttcttgaacttgattaCACTGTCCTTGATCATagatctaaaaatttaaaactgaaattaggaacatgtaaaaagaaagttgatcatacacaactcactttagaagaaaacctaggaaaaatgaaagataaGTTGTACAAAAGatatgagcagataagagtcctaaaggAGGATCTAAGTAAGGTTAAGCACGAGCTAGACAGAACCTGTAAATGGAATAGGTCCTctgatgcactttcatggctacaagaacaccatagtagaaataagagaggacttggctatgagACCCCAGCACCttag